From Halobacteriovorax sp. GB3, a single genomic window includes:
- a CDS encoding DUF952 domain-containing protein, with protein MRDERVFKILTENEWDKFQKEKESAGTELDIKDGFIHLCSREQAIGVIDRYFKDMNVITLELTNQDLLDAIRWESSTNNEYFPHLYVERIYLHDFQICHIHS; from the coding sequence GTGAGAGATGAAAGAGTATTTAAGATTCTAACAGAGAATGAGTGGGATAAATTTCAAAAAGAAAAAGAGAGCGCTGGCACTGAACTAGATATAAAAGATGGTTTTATACACCTTTGTAGTAGAGAACAGGCCATTGGCGTCATCGATAGGTACTTTAAAGATATGAACGTGATTACTCTCGAACTGACTAATCAAGATTTATTAGATGCAATTAGATGGGAATCATCTACTAATAATGAGTATTTTCCTCACTTGTATGTTGAAAGAATTTATTTGCATGACTTTCAGATATGTCATATTCATTCATGA